The sequence AAGGTTTTATGATTGCTTCAATCTTTTTCATTTCTACTCCCTAATTTGCTTAGCCTATGGCAAGTCCAAGTATTATCAATGTTTTTTCCTAAATTACCAAATAGGAATTCATCTATATTGACTAAGCTAAGACAAAACAGCCTTATTATTTCATTGCAGCATAATAAGCCGCTAGATTTTCCATATCTTGATCGTTAAGCAAAGACGCTTGTGCTTGCATTACCACCGCTAACCCGCCGGTTCTTTCTTTCGCTTTATACGCCTTGAGTGAGCTCACGATGTATTTCGCATTTTGCCCATTAAGGTTCGGGTAACCATCGATCACCGCTTTTCCATCAGCGCCATGACAAGCCGCGCAGATTTGAGCTTTTGCTTTCCCAGCTTCAACATCAGCAGCATTCGCCGTTGCACCGATAACCGATGCCAAAAGAGCCGCAACAACGAGAGACTTTTTCATAATATTACCTTGTTGATTATATTTTCTTCCAATAAAAACGGTGACTTGACCCAGTAAAGTCTCGACATACAAACAAATCGCCAACCGCTACCACCTTATCGTTATACATCAAAATGGGTATAAGTGATCGTTTCCATGGCGGAATATGATACTCCTGAAACAGTTTTTTTAGTTTTCGACTGCCGACGCGCCCTTCTGGGTGAGCGCTTAAACCACTCGGATTAAACTGAACCCACACTTTTTCATCCGCATTTGCTGCGCGCACACTAAGACCATCAGCGATCTCATTACTTAGCACAACATTGCCTAATGGATGCGGCAACTCCACTGTTTCGTTGCTCTTTAACTGTGACTGCCAGTTGTGTGGCGGCTCAATATCTTTAACCAAATGAATTGAGTTTTGGAATCGGCGCACTGTCATATCACCAATAACCAGTTTAGGGTTAGCATCTGCGCTCGCCCCTATCACTTCATTGAACAATAAAATAAGCTGCTTGCGACTGGGCATGGGCTGATTGTGCTGTTTAAACCATTGACGAATTAAGCGATGGCGAATCGCGTCCGATACCGCGCTTAAACGTTGCATACTCAGGCTATTATCAGGGTTCAATGCTTGCTGATATTGATATTGCAGTAATTCATCAAGCAGCTGCTCTTGTTCAAAGCATAGCTCAGCACTGCGCAGGGCATTTTTTTGTATTTCAGGCCAACGCTTGGATAATTGCGGAACCACTGCATGTCTTAAAAAGTTACGGTCAAACTTAGTGTCTTGATTGCTTTCGTCTTCTACCCACTGTAATTGATGCTCAGTAGCATAATCATGCAGTTGTTCTCGGCGTAAGGACAGAAAAGGCCTCACTAATAAGCTGTCCTGAAAAGGCGATGATGCGCCCATTCCAGCCAGCCCTCTTGGGCCACTGCCACGCTTTAATGCCAGTAATAGGGTTTCGAGCTGATCATCGGCATGTTGGGCCGTTAATAGTAAATCACCTTTATGCAGGTGCTTAGCCAATAACTCATAGCGAGCGTCTCGGGCTTGCGCTTCTAAGCTCTGTTTACTGTTAATATCCAAATGAGCATGTTCTACACAAAAACTGACTGAGGAGGCTTCACACCACTGCTGACATTGCGCCGTCCAGTGCGCTGCATTTTGGCTTAAACCATGATTGACATGCACCGCCATCACTTTGCTTGTTGGATTTTGAGTTTGATAACGGGATAAGCCCTGATAACGAGATAAGCAATGAAGCATCACTCGGGAGTCTAATCCCCCACTTAACGCCAGCACGATTTTTGAATCAGAACTTCGATAAGCCTCGATGACTTTGCAAAAAGTATCAAAAATAATGTCCACTGCATTTCTCACTATATTCAAAATCTTAATAAAGCAAAAAAGGCGAGCTAGTGCTCACCTTTGTTATTATGTCATCATTTGCGGTTGAGCAAATTTAGATTAACAGTAACCGTAGCTCATCAAGCGCTCATAGCGGCGATCTTGCAGCTCTTGTTCGCTTTTGCTATCTAGCTCGTTTAACTGCTGAATCAATACCGCTTTAATATTTTCAGCTGTATGCACTGGATCTCTGTGCGCGCCGCCTAGAGGTTCAGTGATAATTTCATCAATCAAGCCG is a genomic window of Vibrio neonatus containing:
- a CDS encoding c-type cytochrome encodes the protein MKKSLVVAALLASVIGATANAADVEAGKAKAQICAACHGADGKAVIDGYPNLNGQNAKYIVSSLKAYKAKERTGGLAVVMQAQASLLNDQDMENLAAYYAAMK
- the tilS gene encoding tRNA lysidine(34) synthetase TilS — translated: MDIIFDTFCKVIEAYRSSDSKIVLALSGGLDSRVMLHCLSRYQGLSRYQTQNPTSKVMAVHVNHGLSQNAAHWTAQCQQWCEASSVSFCVEHAHLDINSKQSLEAQARDARYELLAKHLHKGDLLLTAQHADDQLETLLLALKRGSGPRGLAGMGASSPFQDSLLVRPFLSLRREQLHDYATEHQLQWVEDESNQDTKFDRNFLRHAVVPQLSKRWPEIQKNALRSAELCFEQEQLLDELLQYQYQQALNPDNSLSMQRLSAVSDAIRHRLIRQWFKQHNQPMPSRKQLILLFNEVIGASADANPKLVIGDMTVRRFQNSIHLVKDIEPPHNWQSQLKSNETVELPHPLGNVVLSNEIADGLSVRAANADEKVWVQFNPSGLSAHPEGRVGSRKLKKLFQEYHIPPWKRSLIPILMYNDKVVAVGDLFVCRDFTGSSHRFYWKKI